In Rhododendron vialii isolate Sample 1 chromosome 9a, ASM3025357v1, the following are encoded in one genomic region:
- the LOC131300621 gene encoding zinc finger CCCH domain-containing protein 17: MVGATQQQQQPNPQALTVTTATAKTSAEEEALKRNTDCVYFLASPLTCKKGAECEYRHSDNARLNPRDCWYWLNGSCLNPKCAFRHPPLDGLLGTQVSTPVGSSQPSTLTIPLPVTSAPYNAGKQGVPCIFFQQGFCLKGDRCPFFHAPASTIIYKKLVPPRPAITNTAEPPSLKKPFGSLEKCSQEPKFPQANVPKSADLISQGNLQAKVEEAAPIKNGVTFNRYSAPSPVVNEGPPRYNRPTDINPPDTNGDSMSRSHHVQQVLVSDDHDVLNGREAGEFSREPSPGFDVLVDDELGESDYYHNEDHHYGRSGSHDYDIDRSADYDATVDVDRDAYRDLRRYDSYEQMQGQYGREKRRASPERMVGVGSALVERSRYPKGDSPDRIADLRHHLSKQRRANGLRSVISHDYARDNHSEDRNHRGSSRRDAHRLITPKESSVVSNRLRGRIKLPGRSSSPVNGSDLRPEREMDRGRNREPLVSSIHHGRLRDRIKGRVQEEISNEGRSSRGPRMREAVNDNNANFAGPKSLAELKKGGKIAENKDQHMNNNDRLSLALGKRKYPTLEIQQQSESDVLFEGPKPLSEILKKKKVAETMVPGNSLISQNKEDNNHKEEEERSLAINREEAKSANVSELETEEGMIVEDPAEDHEPEAFDQRDGESDYEQIDGEDYTLDEAENAEGEEEYFDDDDGDDFAKKIGVMFS, translated from the exons GGAGCTGAGTGCGAGTATCGGCATAGTGACAATGCTCGGCTTAACCCCAGGGATTGCTGGTACTGGTTGAATGGTAGTTGCTTGAATCCAAAATGTGCTTTCCGACATCCT CCTCTTGATGGATTATTAGGCACCCAAGTATCAACTCCTGTGGGATCTTCTCAGCCTTCAACACTGACCATACCTCTACCTGTTACTAGTGCTCCTTATAATGCAGGAAAGCAAGGTGTCCCCTGCATTTTCTTTCAGCAGGGTTTTTGCTTAAAAGGCGACAGATGTCCCTTCTTTCATGCACCGGCAAGCACCATAATCTACAAGAAGTTGGTCCCACCGAGGCCTGCAATTACCAATACTGCAGAGCCACCGTCTCTTAAGAAGCCTTTCGGTAGCCTTGAAAAGTGTAGTCAGGAGCCGAAGTTTCCACAAGCCAATGTACCCAAGTCTGCAGATTTAATTTCACAGGGCAACCTGCAGGCCAAGGTTGAAGAAGCAGCTCCAATAAAAAACGGGGTTACTTTTAACAGATATTCAGCACCATCACCTGTTGTTAATGAAGGGCCTCCTAGGTACAACAGACCGACAGATATTAATCCTCCTGATACCAATGGAGATTCTATGAGTAGGTCCCACCATGTGCAACAAGTGCTAGTATCAGATGATCACGATGTCCTCAATGGTAGGGAAGCCGGTGAATTCTCAAGGGAGCCCTCCCCTGGTTTTGATGTTCTTGTAGATGACGAGCTTGGAGAATCCGATTACTATCACAACGAGGATCACCATTATGGAAGATCAGGGAGTCATGATTACGACATTGACCGTTCTGCGGATTATGATGCGACGGTAGATGTCGACCGAGATGCGTATCGTGATCTGCGGCGGTATGATTCTTACGAGCAGATGCAAGGCCAGTATGGTAGGGAGAAGCGCAGGGCTTCGCCTGAGAGGATGGTTGGGGTAGGTTCTGCGCTTGTGGAAAGGAGCCGGTACCCTAAGGGTGATAGTCCCGATAGGATCGCAGATTTGAGGCATCATTTGTCAAAGCAGAGGAGGGCTAATGGTTTGAGATCGGTCATTAGTCATGATTACGCTCGCGACAACCATTCGGAGGATCGGAATCACCGGGGCTCATCTCGAAGGGACGCACACCGTTTAATTACCCCCAAAGAGAGCTCTGTTGTTAGTAACCGGCTTCGCGGAAGAATAAAACTTCCGGGGAGATCGTCTTCTCCAGTCAATGGAAGTGATTTGCGCCCAGAAAGGGAAATGGATAGGGGAAGGAACCGGGAGCCGCTGGTTTCTTCTATCCATCATGGGAGGCTTCGAGACAGAATAAAAGGAAGGGTGCAAGAGGAAATCAGCAATGAGGGAAGAAGTTCTAGGGGTCCACGAATGAGAGAGGCAGTAAATGACAATAATGCCAATTTTGCTGGTCCTAAAAGTCTTGCAGAGCTGAAAAAGGGTGGAAAGATTGCTGAAAACAAGGATCAGCATATGAATAATAATGATCGACTTTCACTTGCTCTTGGGAAGCGGAAATACCCAACTTTAGAGATCCAGCAACAATCTGAAAGCGATGTCTTATTTGAAGGACCAAAGCCTTTGAGTGagattttgaagaagaaaaaagtagCGGAAACAATGGTTCCTGGAAAcagtttgatttctcaaaataaAGAAGACAATAACcacaaggaagaagaagaaagaagcttAGCTATCAATAGAGAAGAAGCCAAGTCTGCTAATGTGAGTGAGCTTGAAACGGAAGAAGGGATGATTGTTGAAGATCCAGCGGAAGATCACGAGCCTGAAGCCTTTGATCAGAGAGACGGGGAATCTGATTACGAACAGATTGATGGAGAAGACTATACCCTAGATGAAGCTGAGAATGCAGAAGGTGAAGAAGAGTATTTTGATGACGATGACGGCGATGATTTTGCAAAGAAGATTGGTGTCATGTTTTCGTGA
- the LOC131301332 gene encoding uncharacterized protein LOC131301332 has product MHANEFNDKGTRPDRTSQVVEILDEMDPCMREHIIGKFINMTDPSHSTVRPPSYNTEHRGRPVGRDEQSTRRIPSFSETSTSGSRTATSQVRGRGRRGRGSGVRNTQPTHSQSLVPPIPDRYIQRLPQAYQRYISHTVDVKGDGHCGFRAITAQIGYSENDWNRVREELIE; this is encoded by the coding sequence ATGCACGCAAACGAGTTTAATGACAAGGGAACACGACCAGATAGGACATCTCAGGTTGTTGAGATATTAGATGAAATGGATCCGTGTATGCGAGAGCATATCATAGGCAAGTTTATCAATATGACAGATCCATCTCATAGCACAGTTCGACCTCCATCGTACAACACAGAACATAGAGGTCGACCTGTAGGTAGAGATGAGCAAAGTACACGTCGCATACCTTCTTTTTCAGAAACATCCACTTCAGGATCAAGGACTGCAACATCGcaagtgagagggagagggagacgtgGGAGGGGGTCGGGGGTTCGCAACACTCAACCAACCCATTCTCAATCTTTAGTTCCACCCATCCCTGATCGCTACATTCAGCGATTACCTCAGGCTTATCAGCGTTATATTTCCCACACTGTTGACGTCAAAGGTGACGGTCATTGTGGATTCAGGGCGATAACTGCACAAATTGGGTATAGTGAAAATGATTGGAATCGAGTACGAGAGGAGCTTATTGAATAG